gtgagccactgtgcctggctggttttACAACTTTCAAGGTGACACAATTAGGAAGTAGAAAAGCAGGGCTCTTGGTCTTACGTCTCCTAGACTTGTGTTTGTCTGTCGTTACCATCAGGACATCCTGGTGCTATTTGTGAAAAACTCAAGTTGTCTACCTAAGAATGATTATgtcttaaaaatgatttaatatgaatggaaaaacatttttcttgtttcactagtaaaattaaaataccaaTACTTGTTTCTGAGGCTGGTGTAAAATTTATTGCATCTATTATTGATTTTGCTGAAACATACTATATAtagaatattacattttattagaGAAGGTTTTGAGATGATAGTATCAAGCAGGccttggacaacattctttttttttgagatggagttttgcccttgttgcccaggctggagtacagtggcgcaatctcggctcactgcaacctctgcctcccaggttcaagtgattctcctgcctcagccacccaagtagctgggattacagacacccgccaccacgcttggctaagttttgtatttttagtagagaccaggtttcaccatgttggccaggctgatctccaactcctgacttcaggcgatctgcctgcctcagcctcccaaagtgccgggattacaggtgtgagccactgtgcctggccaacattcttaaaatatacaataatgtcCAGTCTTGATTCatttaaacaaaaatgcaaaaagtgtGTTCATCTGGTATAATCTGACCTTTGACTATTTCCTTTGAAAGTCAGGGTGTTTAGCTGCCAGATCCTTGATACTAAGAACCTGATGCTGGGTATCTCATCTTCATATTTCTCAAACCATGGTTGACTTTGGATGTCTCTAAGTTCTCATGAAAATGGAGAGGGGAATCAAAATGGAGCTTGAATTAAAGACCATTGTTTATATGCCTCATGAAACCACATAATTATAAAGTAGACATTTAAAGTTcatccttttaaatataattttaacaatACTTAGTAATCTTTGTGTCGAATTtttattcccaaatattttcagttAAATTTAAGAAGGACCCTAAGAAGACAATGTAAAAAAACGAGTAGGCCGGGTGctgttgctcacgcctgtaatcccagcactttgggaggctgaggtggatgggtcatgaggtcaggagttcaagaccagcctgaccaacatggtgtaaccccatctctactaaaaatacaaaaattagccgggcatggtggcgcacgcctgtaaacccagctattcaggaggctgaggcagaagaatagtttgaacccaggaggcggaggctgcagtgagccgagatcgtgccactgcactccagcctgggcaacagagtgagactccatctcagaaaaaaaaaaatcagtggcacCAAAtggaattttaatataaatattattttgctaCACTCTTTATTGCCCTCCTAGCTAAATCAAGTTATCCAAGTTAATGAAATTTTCCACACTCAGAAATTTGAACAGGGCAGTTGGTGCCTGTCAGTAAACATAGTAAATCTAGGATAACATATTTTTTCGTGCCTTTTTGAGTTCGTGTGATTTTGaatgagtttttttgtttcttaatttcagCAGCACAGTCAGCAGTCTCCATTCAAGAGTTGATTCATTAGAAAAGTCAAATACTAAGCTGATTGAAGAGGTATTGTCTAATGGATAAATGTATTTCATGGACCTAGTGTTTGTGATCCTTTTCCATTTTAAGTATGAATGcattaaacatacacacacacgaacacacactcATCATTGTGATGCAATACTTGTAATATAGTCGTAACTGATGATTATAAGTTCTAGAGAAACCATATATTCTTAGGCAAATCCTCAGTTATATGAATCTGAGATACTATATTTGAGATACTCAACTTCTAAAAGTGAGCCTCAGAGATGAAACTCACGCAAACTCTTCAGTAGATAAGctgtgattttcattttaaaatctggaTGACCTATATTTACCTAGTGTAATCACCTGTAATTAGAAATTCTTGTTaagtgcagtaaaccaccatggcacatgtatacctgtgtaacaaacctgcacattctgcacatgtatcccagaatttaaagtataatacaaaaaaaaaatacacattaaaaaaaagaaattcttgttAAAATGATACCGTCCCTCTCTTCCCACTGTTCCACTAGTCAGATTACTTTTCTTCACAGGCATCACTGCATGATCATGTTGACCATTTTTCCACCTTCTCATGTGCAAAACTCATCCCGTGTGCCCTGTTTTCTTGCAAATTTATCTCAGCTCTCTTTTTTGTAGAGTtgctttctagattttttttaatatattaaaccaCAGAATTATTGCTTAcagattttcagaaatatttaggCTTCTGTTATTTGTATTGTGAACCGTATTTTCCATGTTAATTAACATTCTcattggcctaatttttttttttttttttgagacggagtcttgctctgtcacccaggctggagtgcagtggcgcgatctcggctcactgcaacctccgcctcccaggtgcaagcgattctcctgcctcagcctcctgagtagctgggattaaaggcacgcaccaccacgcccggctaatttttttgtatttttagtagagacggggtttcaccatgttggtcaggctgatctcaaactcctgacctcgtgatccacctgccttggcctcccaaagtactgggattacaggcgtgagccaccgcacccagccaaattgGCCTAATTTTTCCAAACCAACGAACACATGATAACTTGCATGACTGCAGTTAAGAATGCATCTTTATTTTGATGGTTGGGCTCCTGATCGGGACCATTATAGAGCTACTCACTAGTTTGTGCCTCTTCTTGACTTTAGTAGGACTGTGAAGTTCAAGTTGATTCCtgataaaatgtttagaaatgtGTTAATTGCAAACCATCATTAGGGAATGGTCTCTGCTTTGCTTTCATAGGATCTCTCTTTCCATTCTGGGCCTCAGAGTCAAACCACTTAATCATTCATGTTTAACTCATGGTGAGACCTGTCTCTTGTTTGTTGTAGTCACTTAAGTTCCTGTTACATGTCTAGACTTCATGGGGTGTCCAACTCGGTTACCACAAATGTCTGTATTACATTTTCAATGATAGCACAACCTTCTTTCCTTATGCATGTTTTTATCTTTACACAAGTCTTTAAAGCCTTTGTTATTTAATGCATATTTCTCTATTTGTTTACTCAGACACTTTGTATTCAGGACATACTGTAAATCATACAGTAAGCATAATATGTTTATTATAAGCATAACAAATAAGCCTAATGTGTTTcaactataaaagaaaatagtaggaataattcaaaaggaaatgagtataatttttaaaattggtatCTTGGGATAATAACGAGCGTGTTTTTCTTATGAACGTTTCTGTGAATGTGACAGACCTTTTGCTAGTtgtgagattttattttctgatgtttATGGCCATGCACATAACCTGCAAAGCAAGTATAAGGgtgtttaaaatcttttttcttgcctgtttcttaatttttagttAGCAATAGCAAAGAATAACATCATTAAACTCCAGGAAGAAAATCATCAATTAAGAAgtgaaaataaattgattttaatGAAAACACAGCAGCACCTAGAGGTGAGTATAGACTGCTTTCAAGCAGACAATCTCGTGTCAGAAATTACCATTTTTGGGGATTTTTGGATGAAGTAGGTATTTCTATGCTGTATTAGTAGTAGTGATTATAGAatgaaaaattttgttttcttcctaggTTACCAAagtagatgtggaaactgagctTCAAACATATAAGCATTCTCGTCAGGGGCTAGATGAAATGTACAATGAAGCCAGAAGGCAGCTTCGAGATGAATCTCAGTTACGACAGGTAggttatattaaaaattacattagcAAGATCATCCTGGGAGTAATTTACCTTCAAGCAAGCaccatttaaaatctgtttttcagCCTTATCCTTTTTGATGTTGTATGTAGCAAGCTCACCCCTTAATCTTCTCAAATTTTCTAAGCTTCCACTATATcaatgttttattgttgttttgagacggagtctctgtcgcccaggctggagtgcagtggtgtgatcttggctcactgcagcctgtgcctcccgggttcaagtgattcttgtacctcagcctcccaagtaattgggactacaaggcatgtgccaccacacccggctaatttttgtattttttgtagagatggggtttcaccatgttggccaggctgatcttgaactcctggcctcaagtgatctgcctaccttggcctcccaaagtgttgggattacaggcgtgagccactgcgcccagcctattgttgttttgagacagagtcttgctctgtcactcgggctggagtgcagtggtgcgatcttggctcactgcagcctctgccttccaggtttaagcaattcttgtacctcagcctcccaagtagctgggactacaggcatgtgccaccatgcctggctaatttttgtattttttatagagatggggttttgccgtgttggccaggctgggctcaaactcctggcctcaagtgatccacctgccttggcctcccaaagtgctgagattataggcataagccactgtgcccgatcTGTATCAGTGTTTTTTAAACTGTAATTTACAGTATATGATTGTGAATGAATGGGTTATGACCAGCGttatagaaaatgaaatagaacagaACGACATATTCAAATATTAGGAAAGtcatatttaaaattaacttGTTTTTTAACCTTTGAAATTGTGAAATATAATGCCAACAGAAAAATACGAATATACAGCTTAATGAATTATAACACAAATAACCTGCGTAACCTCCACCCAGATCAAGAAGAGAATAttacccatctttttttttttttttttttttttttttgagacagagtctcgctctgtcgcccaggctggagtgcagtggcgccatctcggctcactgcaagctctgccttccgggttcacgccattctcctgcctcagcctcccgagtagctgggactataggtgcctgccaccacgcccggctaattttttgtatttttagtagagacggggtttcagcgtgttagccaggatggtctcgatctcttgacctcatgatctgcccacctcggcctcctaaagtgctgggattacctgcatgagccaccgcaccaggccaataaatgtcttaaaataaatcataagAAACTTTTTAATCCTTCTGataaaaaattcttaagaaattaaactgtgttggccgggcgcggtggctcacacctgtaatcccagcactttgggaggcggaggctgttggatcacaaggtcaggagatcgagaccatcctggctaacatggtgaaactctgtctgtactaaaaatacaaaaaaaaaaaattagccagtcatggtggcagacCCCTGTGGTCccgcctactcgggaggctgaggcaggagaatggcgtgaacctggggggcggagcttgcagtgggccaagatggtgccactgcactccagcctgggcaacagagcgagactccgtctcaaaaaaaaaaaaaaaagaaattaaactgtTATTTGAGTTACTTTGGCCTTTACATGTACAGACTGCTTCGTTTCGTTTTGTTTAAGGAAAATTAATATTCAATCTCTGAAGCATAAAAATGATTAATTCTTGGACCGTTAAAGAGTAATGATTAACAGAATAtagaaaatgctttcattttagCAAAAACTGcgtttgaaaatatttacttattttttgagacagggtcttactctcttgcccccgctggagtgcagtggtgtgatttcggctcatggcaacctttgcctccttgggttcgagtgattctttcacctcagcctctctggtagctgggactacaggtgtgtgccaccatgcctggctaagtttttgtatatttttggtagagacggagtttcaccatgttggtcaggctggtcttgaactcctgacctcaagtgatccacccacctcggcctcccaaagtgctgggattacaggtatgagccactgcgcctggccctgcatttcaaaatatttattgcctTGTTATAGGGCCTTGTTGATTCCCTTTAGTGGACTTAAAAGGTGTAGTCTGCATATTGAATGGAAAATCTTTCTTAAAGTATATCTAATTTTTACATCCTGAAGTGGCATGTGAATTGAGGATATATTGAAATTGCAGGATGTAGAGAATGAGCTAGCAGTACAAGTTAGTATGAAGCATGAGATTGAACTTGCCATGAAGTTGCTGGAGAAAGATATCCATGAGAAACAAGATACTCTGATAGGCCTTCGACAACAACTAGAGGAAGTTAAAGCAATTAACATAGAGATGTATCAAAAGTTGCAGGTAAGGATTgttcttaaatttcattttatgtaaattgAAAGTGAATATTTGTAGAAAGGTTTTGGTTTTTAAGAGATGAGCCCATTTTATTTTAACTGTGCAATATTATAAAggccaatgtctttttttttctaaatgaaagcTTAAGAAATGTAATGAAAAAGGTATCAACAAACAAAATATCACCTGTCTGAATTTTTAATGTTGAAAGATTAAGAGTATGAAGATTAAATCTTTTGGGAAAACTCTCAATTTAAACTGCAAAACATTTTTGTGAACTTCCTTTTCCAGTGTAGTTCTAAGAAAGATTTAATTTTGATTGAAATGCTGCACTATCATAAtagtaaattttctttctttttttttttttgagatggagtctcgctctgttgcccaggctggagtacagtggtgagatctcgacgcactgcaacctctgcctcccagggtcaagcggttctcctgcctcagcctccctagtagctgggactacaggcatataccaataagcccggctaatttttgtatttttagtagagatggggtttcacaatgttggccaggctggtttcgaattcctgacctcaggtgatccacccaccttggcctcccagagtgctgagattacaggcgtgagccaccatgcctggcccataattgTGAGTTTTGTACAATGATATTGCTATGAAGTAGATATGTTGCCAAAACCCTTTACaatttaattaatttgaaaaatgtcATATTTTACAAGAGTGTATTCTGTCATCTTCCAAAAATATTGAaggtggagttttttttttcctttattacattttattttttaatttttttttctttttttcttttgttttctgtagagatgaggtctcactatattgcccaggctggtctcaagcgatcctcccaccttggcctcccaaagagctgggattacaggtgtgagccactgcacctggcctattacattttaaatgaagactaatagaggccaggtgccatggctcgtgctgtaatcctagcacttagggaggccgagataggaggattgtttgatgccaggagttcgagaccagcgtggtgaacatagcaagaccccatcttaaaaaaaaaaaagggccgtgtgcggtggctcatgcctgtaatcccagcactttgggaggctgaggcgggcagatcacaaggtcaggagatcgagaccatcctgactaacacagtgaaaccctgtctctactaagaatacaaaaaaattagctgggcgcggtggtgggcacctgtagtcccagctacttgggaggctgaggcaggagaatggcgtgaacccgggaggcggagcttgcagtgaggtgagatggtgccactgcactccagcctgggcgacagagtgagactgtctcaaaaaaaaaaaaaaaatgactaatagCACTGCTTTATATCACacaattattttaatgtataaagTAACTGTTCATTTCAAAGTAGCAGTCCCATAGCAAAATGGTGTAAGAAACTTATAAATACTCAGGTTAACAGATCAGaacgctacttgggaggctgagaggtggggtagcttgagcccagaagttcaaatcCAACCTGGGCTGCATAGTGATACCCTATCTATtaaaaacacgcacacacacacacacacacaaacacacacacacaaatcaaaaccaccatagcttttgtttttataaatagggTTCTGAAGAtggcttgaaagaaaaaaatgaaataattgccCGACTAGAAGAAAAAACCAATAAAATTACTGCAGCCATGAGGCAGCTGGAACAAAGGTACAGCATTTCCagtcttagtttctttttttcttttcttcttccctttttctttattcagttcctACACCTGCCACAAAAACCATTAGGAAGACATAGATTAGGACATGTTTTTTGTTTAAGCCCAGCAGGATTTTgcgtttttgctttggttgttgCATGGAATCAAGTTGCTTTATATTACGCTGATTCATTTGAAGTTGTCATATTGTAGATTTTTCTTAGAGGCCTAATATCAGCAGTTTCATGTCGTTCAATTAcataaaacaaatacacaaataaaaatgtcaaaaaaattaaaaatgaacaaacagagtGAGATTATCCCTGATTGATTTCCATGCATATTAATTGTCATATTCTTTGCCATTCACCATCTGTTTATCTGAAATCAAGCATTCCGAATTGGTggtttagttttgtttctttgagctAGGACCCTCAACCCAACCGAagatataattttgtttaaattgaattgttttatattggcatttttcacttttattgttGGAAAATGTAATGTATTTCCATTGCCCTGTCATGTTGGTGTCAACATATGTCTTTTATCATTGCTTTCTTTGAATCTACTTATGAAAAACATAACTATTAATGCTTTATTGACATGAATATTCTTTTATTGacatcctctttcttcttttttcttttttgttttctttatccccatttttacattttggacatCTTTATTACCTTTTtctgtctttgatttctttccattccattatgaaGTGACAACGATTTGTTAACTCAAACTAGGACAATTGCAATGTCATTGGTGAAATGTGCCAGCAGTGACACGCAGGACCAGTACAAGCTGGTTAAAGATATATCTTTCTGAAGACCACTTGTATTTAAACAGACTAAATGAAAAGAGAATcaacaattttataatatattaaatagaaaGGAATCTAAATGCTATTAAATATTCTAAAAGGATGTTAGGAACCCTGTACATTTCTTGGTCAGCTGCTGTGGTAATACACTGCCATCAAGCAGAGTGGGTGCACTTGGATTTCCAGACATACATTCCTCAAACCTTGTGCACAAAGGGTGATTTGAGTATTGACCCTTTGGAGGTCAGGATTTTCAAATGCAGTTTTATCTTTTTAGCTACTTtttgatgaaaaatataaagattgtttaaaaataaccttCAGTTTTATACTGTGTTGGCacagatatttttttctcattggccCACTCTTTGCCCAATGGCTCCCTTACAGATTTTTAcatatgctttaaaataatttataacccAGACTGGCCAACACCCTGTGCTTCAGCTTCTCAGTTTTCCGTTTCTCCCTTGCCCTCTTCTGTGATAGCACAACTTCAAGGCCTACCTCACTCTgacttctattttcctttttgtaaccTTAGAGAAAAGCTTGGGTCCAATCCCAGCAcctgaatattttaatttaaacttgGATTTGGAGATAACTTAAATGTTACTCTCCTTTCCTTGGAAGCAGCATTTATACCCCTGAAATATGTGAGGGTTGCTCCATTGGTATGGttttaaggaagaaaggaagaggaagagtttTTTAGTTAGTTGAACCGaaatttctcttgtgatttcctgCAAGGAATTAATATCCTTTGAATCttggtaaatattttcttataaaaatattgaagttAAATACAAGAAATCCTAGATGGCCAAAGAAGGCAGGGAGTGGAGCTAAGCACAGGAAAATGCAACGACTtacaaataaaaacaggaaagatGAAAATCACAATGttttagctaatttttaatattaaatggtGAGGAACAAAAATGATCTCTAGCAAATGATGCCAACTGGCACCAAATTCTTTTTGAatcttaaacatatatgcacacgtgcacacacacacatacatagagcTTCGGCATAATTTAGTAAATGCATAAAGATGCCATAAGAAGGACTTGGCTATCATTTGGAGTAATTGCAGGTCTTTGCTCTTGGCCTTGTAGCACACTTGATTCCTGGCATACACATCTTAGCATAACATATAACAGTGTGGCTTCTTCACCTAGTGTAGGCATAAATCCTTTGCTTTTCACGGTTTTGTAAAAAGGTAGTAACATACCTATTATGCTTTGAAATTTGATTCATTATGCTCTGCATAAGTGGTAAAGGCTGTATTGCTTTGCACTGTTAAttatgaacaagaaataaaacaaatttgaagATAGTATTCTGGGCATACTACAtgttatattgaaaaaaaaatcacaaaacaactTCTAGACATTGTGTGGCTCTTTCACGTTTGAGTTTGTGAGTTTTCCCccaaactttgttttcatttagaaatgtttctatttccccatttttcttttatttgtcttCTTCACCCTTTTACACCCTAGTTCTAGCCTCAGTTTTACCCAAAGTTGATTTGAATTACACCAGATTGCAGCAAGCAGAGAAGGCGCAAATGGAAGCTGAAGATGAGGATGAGAAATATCTACAAGAATGTCTCAGTAAATCTGATAGTCTGCAGAAACAAATCTCCCAAAAGGAGAAACAGCTGTGAGTATttcactctcagaaacaaataCTTGTGTTAACATAACCCCCTCATTTTTTTGCACATAATGATAGAAtaccaatatttttatttatctaatgaTGCCAGTTAGCTTTTAgtgtttactttaaaaaacaaaaaaatttagaaaatataattgtaaTAATACTTATGTTTTTACTCCCTTTATGATTTACAGAGTACTTTCAACTCTGTTTTGCTGTCTTCTTGCTCTAGGAgagttttattcattcttctgttgTTTAACATTAATCTGATGGTCATTATGTTTCTAGGTGCTGAGTATAATAGGCTTTTGTAACTACAAGAAACTTATATTATTAAAGAACATGCTGTTttctgagaatatatatatacatttttttgagaggaagtttcactcttgttgcccaggctggagtgcaatggcatgtgacctcagctcactgcaacctctgcctcctgggttcaagcgattctcctgcctcagccccctgagtagctgtgattacaggcgcctgccaccacgcctggctaattttttgcatttttagtagagacggggttttgccatgttggccaggctggtcttgaactactgacctcaggtgatccacccgtcttggcctcccaaagtgctgggattacaggtatgagccactgcacccagccgagaacatttttttttaaatcaactttttttttttttcttcgagatggagtctcactctgtcgcccaggctggagtgcaatggcacgaccttggtggctcactgcaacctctgcctcctgggttcaagcaattctcctgtctcagcctcccgagtagctgggactacaggcttgtgccaccacacctggctaagtttttgtattttttattagagacaaagtttcatgacgttggccaggctagtctca
This region of Gorilla gorilla gorilla isolate KB3781 chromosome 8, NHGRI_mGorGor1-v2.1_pri, whole genome shotgun sequence genomic DNA includes:
- the RUFY2 gene encoding RUN and FYVE domain-containing protein 2 isoform X8, which gives rise to MATKDPTAVERANLLNMAKLSIKGLIESALSFGRTLDSDYPPLQQFFVVMEHCLKHGLKVRKSFLSYNKTIWGPLELVEKLYPEAEEIGASVRDLPGLKTPLGRARAWLRLALMQKKMADYLRCLIIQRDLLSEFYEYHALMMEEEGAVIVGLLVGLNVIDANLCVKGEDLDSQVGVIDFSMYLKNEEDIGNKERNVQIAAILDQKNYVEELNRQLNSTVSSLHSRVDSLEKSNTKLIEELAIAKNNIIKLQEENHQLRSENKLILMKTQQHLEVTKVDVETELQTYKHSRQGLDEMYNEARRQLRDESQLRQDVENELAVQVSMKHEIELAMKLLEKDIHEKQDTLIGLRQQLEEVKAINIEMYQKLQGSEDGLKEKNEIIARLEEKTNKITAAMRQLEQSDNDLLTQTRTIAMSLVKCASSDTQDQYKLVKDISF
- the RUFY2 gene encoding RUN and FYVE domain-containing protein 2 isoform X9 — encoded protein: MATKDPTAVERANLLNMAKLSIKGLIESALSFGRTLDSDYPPLQQFFVVMEHCLKHGLKVRKSFLSYNKTIWGPLELVEKLYPEAEEIGASVRDLPGLNEFYEYHALMMEEEGAVIVGLLVGLNVIDANLCVKGEDLDSQVGVIDFSMYLKNEEDIGNKERNVQIAAILDQKNYVEELNRQLNSTVSSLHSRVDSLEKSNTKLIEELAIAKNNIIKLQEENHQLRSENKLILMKTQQHLEVTKVDVETELQTYKHSRQGLDEMYNEARRQLRDESQLRQDVENELAVQVSMKHEIELAMKLLEKDIHEKQDTLIGLRQQLEEVKAINIEMYQKLQGSEDGLKEKNEIIARLEEKTNKITAAMRQLEQSDNDLLTQTRTIAMSLVKCASSDTQDQYKLVKDISF
- the RUFY2 gene encoding RUN and FYVE domain-containing protein 2 isoform X11, with amino-acid sequence MTFQVWGWRREDASQVLAWVPDAEGGRRGMLTRRSLATKDPTAVERANLLNMAKLSIKGLIESALSFGRTLDSDYPPLQQFFVVMEHCLKHGLKVRKSFLSYNKTIWGPLELVEKLYPEAEEIGASVRDLPGLNEFYEYHALMMEEEGAVIVGLLVGLNVIDANLCVKGEDLDSQVGVIDFSMYLKNEEDIGNKERNVQIAAILDQKNYVEELNRQLNSTVSSLHSRVDSLEKSNTKLIEELAIAKNNIIKLQEENHQLRSENKLILMKTQQHLEVTKVDVETELQTYKHSRQGLDEMYNEARRQLRDESQLRQDVENELAVQVSMKHEIELAMKLLEKDIHEKQDTLIGLRQQLEEVKAINIEMYQKLQGSEDGLKEKNEIIARLEEKTNKITAAMRQLEQSDNDLLTQTRTIAMSLVKCASSDTQDQYKLVKDISF